The segment TTTCAGTACCAAATGTGTGTTTCTCTTCTCTCAAATAATATCGCTGATAAATCAAATGCAGCCGGGGACGTACTTTTATCACGGGCATTATGGTCTACAGCGGACAGCGGGGTTATATGGAATGCTGATAGTGGATGCGGCGGGAAAAGAACCCTTCAACTACGATGGTGAGCTGACTATCATTTTAAGCGACTGGTGGCACAAGAGCACATACGAACAGGCGGTGGGCCTCTCTTCCAATCCATTAGTATGGGTTGGGGAGCCTCAGGTATATCTAAATGCTAATGATATAAGACCTTACAACTCACCAAGAACAAATTAAGATGAGTTTAATAAAATGTACTGTAAATTGCAATGTGTATGCTATTATTTTAAAATGGTATACACTCAAACCATCCATGATGGTAAGCTGGGGTTTAAAATTCATTTAAATCTCACAAATCtcgttttttgttttgtgttggttTTTACCAGTCACTGCTGATAAATGGCACGGGACAATTTAACTGTTCAGCAACTAACAAGTACTGCAATGCTACAAACACACAATGCTCGCCTCTCGTCTTGCCGGTGCAACCTGGGAAGACATATCGTCTCCGTATTGCAAGTGTGGCATCTCTTGCAGCCCTCAACTTTGTGATTCAGGTTAGTCCCAAAAAGCCTCATTTATCAGTGAATATTCAACTTGTTTACGTGCCGTAAATGGGTATTTTTAAGCCTTTCCCATGTTTCTCACATTTGATTTTGTACAGGGACACAACATGACGGTTGTCGAGGCAGATGGACATTACGTAGAACCAGTGGAAGTAGACAACCTGGATGTATACTCTGGTGAAACGTATTCTGTTCTCATCACTGCAAACCAGGACCCTTCTCAGAACTACTGGGCGGGTGTGAACGTGAGAGGCAGAGACCCCAAGACGCCCACTGGGCTGGCCGTACTGAACTATCTTCCAGATCTCCCAACCAAACTCCCCACCGGACCATCTCCCACGAGCCCCCAGTGGAATGACTACGCCTACAGCAAAGCTCTGGCTAAGAAATTTGTGGCTCTCAAAGACCACGAAGAGCTTCCCCCACTACAGTCCGATAGGCAGCTGATCCTTCTGAACACGCAAAACAAGATCAATGGTTACACAAAGTGGGCGATCAACAACATTTCGCTCCTGCCTCCTCCAACTCCCTACTTAGCTGCCATGAAATACAATATCACGGGCGCCTATGATACCACCCCTCCTCCGGACGTTTACACTCCTCGTGACTACAACATCACCATTCCTCCGCCTAATCCCAATGCCGTCGAAGGGAACGGCGTGTACGTCTTCAAATTGAACTCTGTTGTCGATGTGATTCTTCAGAATGCGAATACTCTGACTCCCACCATCAACAACAGTTCAGAGATACATCCATGGCATATGCACGGTCATGATTTCTGGATTCTGGGATATGGAGATGGCGTGTTTGACCCCGTAAACGACCCTCCAAAGTATAACATGGCCAACCCTCCACTCCGTAAcacagtggcactgtttccatacGGATGGACGGCCATTCGGTTTAGAGCCGATAATCCAGGAGTATGGCCCTTCCACTGCCATTTGGAGGCCCACTTCTTCATGGGGATGGGAGTGATGTTTGCAGAGGGAATAGATAGTGTAGGAGAGTTACCCAATACAGGGATGGGGTGTGGCCTGACCAAGAATTATATTCACATGCACCACTAATCTCTCTACCTGGCTCGCCACCTTTTCCAAAATAATGGCCATCAATTCCATGGTCAGTCGTCAATCATCCATTACAATAACAGAGGCTACATGGTAGCTACTATTCCTATCCAAGGCAGAAAGGCTGAACTGTTCTTTTGTAGTGTTGAAAACACTAATGTATTTTCAATTGAATAAAATTATTATGGGAAAGCTGATGTATGTTTTAAAATCTCAGTTGCTATTTGTTACCAATGATTCAGCTTCAGTTGTTACAATAGGtaaataaaagtatttttattaAAAGTTGAATTAGAATTTTTCATACTCAATTTTCTTTCAATTCACGACTTAAAAGTATATTATTAAGTCTCTATATATACAACACAACAAGGTTATATTATAATTTGTAATAAGTGTGCCCTCGCTACAAATCATTGTTAATAATATAAATTCAAGTCCAATGTGAGATGTAACTCAACAATCATATCCAATGTTGCTTACATATTCACGatatccatatttcaaatataaagAACAATGTCATTTTGTAAATTGATCTAATTATATTCGATTTTCCAATATTCCAACTATTTGAGCACTTTTGTAATATAATTTAAATGTCTAATGTATGCTTATTTAAAGGAAATGATGCATGTATGTCATTCTTTAAAGTATTCTCACCACCAAAAAATTTGTGATCCATTCATGGCATTCGCAAGGTCATGATTTATGAATTCTTAGATATGGAGGATGTGTGTTTTACGTAATAATATAAACTACTAGAAGGTCGTCCTTTGCAACAAAACATTGTTGCAGTGTTTGGAGATCGATGGAAAGCACTTAATTTAAAGTTAATAGTCTATGTGCATATGCCTTCCAAATCCATTTACAAGTATAACAAGGTTATATGAGTAGTGTCCAATCATTCCAACCACTCTCCCCTTAGCGTTTTGTTGGGGATAGGAGTGATGTTTGCATATGAAATAGAGGACGAAAACTTTTCCACTACAATGAAGGGATGTCACCTCACTAATAATAAAGTCAACATACACTACTAATATCTCTCTTTGAGGAAAAAACATTTTAAGATAATGATTTTATCTACTATCAATCCCATCATTAATTATTAGTGTAACAATAATTCATAAGCATTATATATAGAAAATATCAATAAATCCTATTATCAATTATCTGTTATCTTGAATTTTGGTGTTGTATTAGGAATCCTTATTATATTAGATGGTAGGAATTATATTAACTAGCATAAATCTTTTAAAAATGTATATAAAGATTTGAAGAAAAGAGAGGATTGGTTATGCAACAACGAGAAACAATCAATTTTCTTGAGGAGTGTTGGAGATAGCCTACGATGTAAGTACCTACCTTTACCTTGGTTTTTTTCATTGTTTGTGTTCTTCTATTGTCATTTATGTTTGTTCGGTTTTTTGCTtttgctttttttctttttctttttgaggaTCGTCTATCCCTCATACCCTATTGCCTTGGGTGATTGAATGTTTGCACTTGTAAATGTTTTTATGGTCTAAGAATATCATATGTACAGTGGGCttatgaatgaagaaaacaagcccACTAATCTTAAGAACCCAAAACAAAGAGGTAAGGATGAAAACGCTAAGggaaaaaatatttaaggaagcaCTACAAGAAGAAGAACCAGAAACCCTACCAAAGCAAGTAGCCTTCAATGTGGTAATCAGAGGAAACAAATCAAGGCTCATCAAAGATCAAGGAGGAGGCAACAACATCCAAGTTGAAGGAGGTAAGGACCTAGTGTTGTGTAGGGTTTTAAGGCTTGTCCCAATGAAGAAATGATCTATGCTCCCAAGAAAGGGAAAATAGACTCAAGAATGTAGTAATATTTTTTGCTTGTCTAGATAAAAATTTCCTCCCATCTATTAAATTCTTTGATAGCTGAAATATTACTATTCGGGGAAAAATATTCGGTATCTATGTTTCATTCTATTGCATTATTCGACAAGGGCtttttattattattcttaaaAATCATACTATGCAAGAAAGGATACTAGAAAAAATTATGGGATGTGGGTAAATCGCTATTTAAAGACATTTCATAGTCCCCAAatatttctcaaaatgagatcttaTTCTATTCTACCCCAAGATggataaacattaaaaatatccCTATGCAAATATGGAAGTTTATTCCAGTCTTACTGAAACACATTGAGAAACCCCTCCAAATTGAGGGCACCCATGCTACTCTTCCACACATGGATGCTAGGATTCTAATCTCCTTCAATTAAGGAGTGCAAATACCTAATACTTTAGAATATACCCTTGATCTTGAACAAATTTTTAGGTATGAAATAACAACCCTTGGGGGCCTCAACTCATGTTTTTTATGTAAGAGTGATGGCCATCATAAAAGAGATTGTCCCAAACTTATGTTTAATAAAAAGAACCCTAATAATGCAGCCTTTAACAAATTTGTAAACCTAACTCCCTTGAAGGTGAGACCAATGGTCATGTTAGGGAAgctcataataataaattaatgctCACAATGCCTCTAAGAGAGATTCCAACAATAAGTATCATCATAAAGGAATTCAAGCCTCCAAGGATACTACCTCTAAGGCAATTGATAAGTGCAATAAAAATGATAGGTTTGAGAAATCTAATCCCCTCTCTTAGGATGTATCTTTGTAGGCTACTAATGatatatcaaaatttgtagtgaatTCATGTGACACTAGAAGAACTCTCCCTAGTGTCAGGAAAAATGAGGAAACCTTAACATCCATTGGCTCATCTCTTAGGGGAGTTGATGCCAACATAAGGCTATGAGTATAGACAAAAAGGGGATAAATAATAGACATGTGAAGGagaatcagcataataataatgaAAATCTTTAATCAAATCATTAAGTACAAGAAAAGTGTCGAGGAATTGGTGTTACGTAAACTAAAAGAGTTTAATAAAGACAAagacataaaaaatttattttaggACTCTATTAATGTTGTTAATACACCAACTATTGAAGGGATGATGCTAAACCTAGCACACAATATCCTCCATGGATTAAAATGGGGATTGGTTTCAATTGTAATACCGCTTGTGGTATAAATAAAATTGGGAAGACCCCACCATCTGACTTCTCTGACACAACCTTTTCAATGGGCTATGATGGGTCCATAGAAGATAGTGAAAATGATGGTATGATGATAGATTTTGATGATTTAAGCCCCACCCAGGAGGACATTAAGAAGGTTGATGTCATTGATGGAAAGATA is part of the Cryptomeria japonica chromosome 10, Sugi_1.0, whole genome shotgun sequence genome and harbors:
- the LOC131027000 gene encoding L-ascorbate oxidase-like, giving the protein MALPLGIPTARMTIKWGVPAETKHIALHFSLRIHLRLFAMAGRAYEPSACCVLFFLLLLSFAAEAKEHNYTWKVNYQTWAPDCVQVNIISINEQYPGPTIRARQGDNITVKLENLMPTENVVVHWHGIRQNGTPWDDGTASMSQCAIYSGDTYVYNFTVDSPGTYFYHGHYGLQRTAGLYGMLIVDAAGKEPFNYDGELTIILSDWWHKSTYEQAVGLSSNPLVWVGEPQSLLINGTGQFNCSATNKYCNATNTQCSPLVLPVQPGKTYRLRIASVASLAALNFVIQGHNMTVVEADGHYVEPVEVDNLDVYSGETYSVLITANQDPSQNYWAGVNVRGRDPKTPTGLAVLNYLPDLPTKLPTGPSPTSPQWNDYAYSKALAKKFVALKDHEELPPLQSDRQLILLNTQNKINGYTKWAINNISLLPPPTPYLAAMKYNITGAYDTTPPPDVYTPRDYNITIPPPNPNAVEGNGVYVFKLNSVVDVILQNANTLTPTINNSSEIHPWHMHGHDFWILGYGDGVFDPVNDPPKYNMANPPLRNTVALFPYGWTAIRFRADNPGVWPFHCHLEAHFFMGMGVMFAEGIDSVGELPNTGMGCGLTKNYIHMHH